Proteins co-encoded in one Afipia sp. P52-10 genomic window:
- a CDS encoding serine protease: protein MKSLALAPLLVAALCWQADAQTPAPKAPPAASSPPAKPAAPQTPIDTVKALPLAERIAIQSDLAWVSFYNGGITGDVSERMLTAIRAYQKDLGGKPTGLLTPQERAALATAAKKLQNDVGWTIAQDPINGIRLGIPTKLVPQMSAMADTTGSKWSSAQGQIQIETWRRRDSNLTIAAIADRERKEPAGRRVDYSVVRPDFFVLSGLQGLKKFYIRGQLRGSEVRGMTVLYDQATEGTMEPVVIAMSSAFTAFPTGTAQPDAPPPRRTVEYATGLVVSADGAIVTDRQVVDGCQSIVVPGHGNADRVAEDKTHDIALLRVYGARDLKPLAMAGTAAKPALMLTGIADPQSQGGGSAVSTVKTTLTSPTTLAPAPGLGFAGAAAVDAEGRFAGMVLLKPVVVAGTALTAPANEAALVSADQLRAFLAANTVTTPTADTKTDANTDAKTDAKASVLRIICVRK from the coding sequence ATGAAATCGCTGGCTCTCGCTCCCCTGCTGGTCGCCGCACTCTGCTGGCAGGCCGATGCCCAGACGCCGGCACCGAAAGCGCCGCCTGCGGCCTCCTCCCCTCCGGCGAAACCAGCTGCTCCGCAGACGCCGATCGACACCGTCAAGGCCCTGCCGCTGGCGGAGCGGATCGCGATCCAATCCGACCTGGCGTGGGTCAGCTTCTACAATGGCGGCATCACCGGCGACGTCTCCGAGCGAATGCTGACGGCGATCAGGGCCTATCAGAAAGACCTCGGCGGCAAACCGACCGGCCTGCTGACGCCGCAGGAACGGGCTGCGCTCGCAACCGCCGCGAAGAAGCTGCAGAACGACGTCGGCTGGACGATCGCGCAGGACCCGATCAACGGCATCCGCCTCGGCATTCCGACCAAGCTCGTGCCGCAGATGAGCGCGATGGCGGACACCACCGGTTCGAAATGGAGCTCCGCGCAAGGACAGATCCAGATCGAAACCTGGCGCCGGCGCGACAGCAATCTCACCATCGCTGCGATCGCCGATCGCGAGCGGAAAGAGCCCGCGGGCCGCAGGGTGGACTACAGCGTGGTGCGGCCGGACTTCTTCGTGCTGTCCGGGCTGCAGGGGCTGAAGAAATTCTACATTCGCGGCCAGCTTCGCGGCAGCGAGGTGCGCGGCATGACCGTGCTCTACGATCAAGCGACCGAAGGCACGATGGAGCCGGTGGTGATCGCCATGTCGAGCGCGTTCACCGCGTTCCCGACCGGCACGGCGCAACCGGACGCACCGCCGCCGCGCAGGACAGTCGAGTATGCGACCGGCCTGGTGGTCAGCGCCGACGGCGCCATCGTCACGGATCGCCAGGTGGTCGATGGCTGTCAGTCGATCGTCGTGCCGGGCCATGGCAACGCCGACCGCGTGGCGGAAGACAAGACCCACGACATCGCGCTGCTGCGCGTCTACGGCGCCCGCGATTTGAAACCGCTGGCGATGGCCGGCACGGCCGCGAAGCCTGCGCTGATGCTCACCGGCATCGCCGATCCGCAAAGCCAAGGCGGCGGCAGCGCGGTGAGCACGGTCAAGACCACGCTGACGTCTCCGACCACGCTGGCGCCGGCGCCGGGGCTCGGCTTTGCCGGGGCCGCTGCAGTCGACGCCGAGGGCAGGTTCGCCGGAATGGTGCTGTTGAAACCCGTCGTGGTCGCAGGCACGGCTCTGACCGCGCCCGCCAATGAAGCCGCTCTCGTGTCCGCCGATCAGCTGCGCGCGTTTCTGGCGGCCAACACCGTGACGACCCCGACGGCCGACACCAAGACCGATGCCAACACCGATGCCAAGACCGATGCCAAGGCGTCGGTCCTGCGGATCATCTGCGTGCGGAAGTAA